GATGGCCGGGTTTTTATCAGTCAGGGAAATTATGCTCCAGGCGATATCGTCCCGGTTCAGATTATTGGCTCGGATGATCATGATCTGTTTGCTTGATTGACGATTTCGTACAACATGATTTATCTTATACCTCGCCTTGTGAGGGGGGGGGGTATTTTACCAATGATATGTTCTTTTTCCGGATGAAGGAGTTTTTGCAATGCCGACCTATGAGTATGAGTGCGAAAAATGCGGATTGATCTTTGAAGAGTTTCAATCCATCACCGATAAACCCCTGAGTGTCTGCAAGACACCGGAATGCAAGGGGAAGGTCAATCGTCTATTGTCGGGCGGCGCGGGCTTTTTGTTTAAAGGCAGTGGTTTCTATATTACCGATTACCGGTCCGACTCCTACAAAAAAGCGGCAAAAGCCGATACAGACAGCTCGTCTTCATCGACACAAAGCTCCAAAAAAGAGTCATCACCTGCAAAGAGCGAGAGTACACCGCCGAAAAACACAAAAAAACCGAAGTCATCCGGCGAATAGGATCACCAGACTTCAATGAATCGGAGCTGACGTCGTGTTTATTGATGAAACGGTAATTTCAGTAAAGGCCGGTGACGGTGGTAATGGGTGTTTTGCCTACCTGCGGGAAAAATACCGTCCAAAGGGCCCTCCCAGCGGAGGAAATGGTGGACGTGGTGGACATATCTATATCCAGGGATCCCGCCAGCTCCATACGCTTCAGGATGCCGCCTACCGGAAATCGTATAAAGCCGAACGAGGTCAGCATGGGAAAGGTTCAAATAAGTACGGCAAGGATGGAAAAAGTATATACATCCATGTGCCACTCGGTACGCTGGTTATGGACAAGAAAACAGATGAAATTCTGTATGATTGCACCGATGACCGCGAGGCATATATTGTTGCCCGGGGAGGCAGGGGAGGACGAGGAAATGCTTCACTGGCAACCTCACGAAATCGCACGCCCGAACGTTCCGAACCCGGAAAGCCGGGAGGACAAAAAGAACTTCGTCTTGTTTTAAAAGTACTTGCCGATGTCGGCCTGGTCGGACGGCCCAATGCCGGGAAATCGACCATGCTCTCGAAAGTCTCTCGCGCCCATCCGAAAATCGCCGACTATCCTTTTACTACCACCCAACCCCATCTGGGAATCGTCAAATCGGCCGATACGTACACTTCCTTTGTTATTGCGGATATTCCGGGACTGGTTGAAGGCGCTCATGAAGGAAAGGGGATGGGACATCGATTTCTGCGCCATATTGAGCGAACGAAAGTACTGGCTATTCTGGTGGAATCTCTTGCCGAATCGCCGGAGGAAGATGCCCGTGTTCTTATTGATGAGCTTTCTCGTTACAGTCCGATCCTTGCTTCCAAACCGAAGTGTCATATTTTGACCAAATGCGATCTGCTGCCGCCTGAAGAACGGGCAACGATACCTGATGGATGGCTGGGAATTTCTTCAGCGACCGGCGAGGGCCTGCAGGAAGCTCTTCATACCTTCGAAAAAATGCTCTCTTCTCTGGAACCCGAAGACTAGGGGCTCCTCCGGGGCGGATGAATAACAAGCTTGTGAACCTTGCTCTTCTCCTGATCAGTATGCATGTTCGTTGATTCTGCCGTTATCTGGTACAGATAAATATTTGGTCCCAGCGGCTTACCGTACTCATCGGTACAGTTCCATTCAACGCCGTTGCGGGCGTTCCTGATTATCTTTATCAGCTTTCCCGAGAGGGTGTAGATTTTGATTGTTACAAAGACGCCGTCATTTTCTCTCCAGGGTCTTGAAGCAGCAGAAGTATAAAAATAGAAACGTGTCGTTTCGTTGGCCCGGATCGGATTGGGATAATTGAATACATGACCCAGATGGAATTCTTCCTCGGGCGCAACTTTAAAAGTGAATGTTTCATTGGTGCTGTTGCCTAAAAGGTCCCTGGCGCCTACCCTCAGCTCATATGCTCCGGATTCAACCTCGCCTTCTTCAAGACTCAACGAAGCAATCCCGGTCCGGTAGTCGCCTTCGCCAAACTGGAATTTATGATTGATATTCTGCTTGGGTTTTACGCCGGGGATCTCGATAGTCAAACCCTCATCCGGCGCCGAGCCCACAACATCGACACCGCTTTCATCATGGAGCTCGATCTGGAGTTCGACGGGCAGCGATGCAATAATTTCATTTGCAAAGGTTGCGGATGTGTTGCGATTAATATCGTGGTAAACCGGACGAACCGAAATTCGGGGACCTGCCGAATCGGATATAATCGAATCGATTACCGTTCCCTTGAATATAAAGGTGCCGTCATGGCCGATACCCGCTTCTTCACCATGCCATGCATAGGCGATTAACCTGGCTCCCGGTGTATTGAATGTCATTCGGCGGGGAAGTAAAATGCTTTGTTCGAATGTGCCGTTTACTACCGGAGTTTTTCCGCTGAAAAGCGGAGTGCCGGGAAGTGTGTAATCGACATCTTCGGGCAGCTTGTCTTTCCGTTTTGCTTTTTCGGGCGGGTTGTACAATCCGAGGTGCACATAAGCTTTGTCATTTGCCGTTCCGAAGTGAGCGTTGTGAAGATTGGTGGAATGGTTTACAATTGTTCCCCTGACGGTAATTGTTTCCAGGGCCTGCAGGGTATCCTGTTTTTCGCTGATTATCTGAAGCTGAACTTCATTGGAAGGATTGTAGAATTTGATGGAGGGGTCACCTAAAAGACAATAGGCTTTCTGTTCGGTATGATGCTTGTCCATGGCGCCCCTGAACGCTTCGCCGATACTCTGTCCGTGGGGGGGAGTAAAAAGAAACTCGTAAAAGCTTATGGCCATGCGCTTATTCGATTTTGCATAGGCAAGGCGTGTGCTTGCAATACCCACAATAGCACCGGCTGAAGGAAGCGTGGTCAGGGCGGAGGAAAGGCAATCGTTGTCTGGTTTGTCAAACCGGCCGACCGAACAGGAAAATGATGTCACCAGACAATATCGCCTGTCATTATGGAAATTATCCAGGTTGTCGGTCGCAAGAATATGCTCATCGGCCCAGAGAATGTCTGAGCCGTGGCCGAAATAGTTCACACATGCAACACCGCTGTTAACGGCGTTGGCCAGAGCCCGCGCGGCTTCAGGTTTTTCATACACTTCATCGAACTCATATTCAAAAAGATATAATTTGCGGATTTCCGTTGAAGGAAACCGGTTTTCGATAACCGCACTTACATCTTCGGAATGCGTATGATGTCCCATGCCGTCATATCCGTGCCCCTGGCGGTCATCGTCTGCTGCAAGGAGAACCCGATTTCTCCAGGCGCCGTAATCGGCCCGTGAGAGATCTTCCATATCTTTGATCTTTTCAACCAGAGTAAATGCCTGGGTTGGTGATGACGCCGGCAGGCGGCCAAGAAATATATCAGGCCTTCCACGCCACGTCTCATTGGAATCCAGGCAGGCAAAGAAATCTTCAACACACTTTTGTGTGGTACCGTTACCAACTTGGGCGGTGGGAATATAGTTGGTTTCCCGGGCAGATACCTTTTTGTAATCGTAATGCCCCGATCCGAACAGAACAACATGATCGAGTGGACCCGACCAGTACGACAGTACAAAGCCGATGAAATTACGCAATGCCGCAGGCTCAACACTTCCTCCGGAAAACTCCCGGTAAATATCGGTGGTCGATACTACTTTCGGAACATGGCTGGCATATACCGGATAGGATGCCTTGTGGCGGGCAAGCTCAACCGCCGCATCCATGAACTCCGGATGGGTGATTATCAGATAAGTAGCCGAATTACTCGCCCGGAGATTCGTGACTCGGTAGTTTGATGGTCCTGAAGGCGATACCGGCGTCGCTTCCGAAGGAAGCTGCTTCAACCCTGCATCGGTGCAATAGTAATATTTAATCCCCGCACCGGCGGTATCGGTAAAACTCCATGATGTACTGCTTTCCTGTACCGGTAATACCCGGCTGATCTCGGTTTCGTCGGGAAGAACACGGAAAATGTGGAAATTCGTGGAGGCAGGGATTGTCAGACGATAGGTGACAAGACCTGTTGTATCCGAAGAAAATATAGTCATACCATCTGCGCCGGTCATATCGAGGGTTGTGGTGTACTCGATTTCCACCTGTTGAACATCAAAGTACGGGGCCGATGAACTCGAACGGAATGAAACGTTCAAAGGGATGGCGTCGGAATTAATTCCCCAGTTGGTTACCGGATACCACTGATTATTCTGACATCCGTAACTGTCCTCGCATATTTGTGTTTCTGCAAAACTGAGGGAAAAGGCACCGTTGAATACCGTGGAATATCCCGTAACCCGGATACGGCCTGAAAGGTGAGGGTTCAGGTTCGGTATCTGGACGCTCTCGCTGAGCGGGGAAAGCCCCGGTGCCAGACGTTTCCAGATACGGTCGAGACCGCCTTCCCATTCCTTTAAATGACCGCGCTCCACTAATGTGCGAAGATGGAGCGGCCGTTTGAAAAGGATACGATTGGTGAAATTTGTCACAACCCTACTTTCACCCGCCGGTGGTGTAAAAGGGGACACCAACCGTCCGTTGCCGGAATTTACTTTCAACCAGTAGTGA
This window of the Chitinivibrionales bacterium genome carries:
- the obgE gene encoding GTPase ObgE, whose protein sequence is MGADVVFIDETVISVKAGDGGNGCFAYLREKYRPKGPPSGGNGGRGGHIYIQGSRQLHTLQDAAYRKSYKAERGQHGKGSNKYGKDGKSIYIHVPLGTLVMDKKTDEILYDCTDDREAYIVARGGRGGRGNASLATSRNRTPERSEPGKPGGQKELRLVLKVLADVGLVGRPNAGKSTMLSKVSRAHPKIADYPFTTTQPHLGIVKSADTYTSFVIADIPGLVEGAHEGKGMGHRFLRHIERTKVLAILVESLAESPEEDARVLIDELSRYSPILASKPKCHILTKCDLLPPEERATIPDGWLGISSATGEGLQEALHTFEKMLSSLEPED
- a CDS encoding zinc ribbon domain-containing protein — translated: MPTYEYECEKCGLIFEEFQSITDKPLSVCKTPECKGKVNRLLSGGAGFLFKGSGFYITDYRSDSYKKAAKADTDSSSSSTQSSKKESSPAKSESTPPKNTKKPKSSGE